caatatttaatacataatccTTGCAATTTTCTATCCATCAGGAGTACATAAAGACCCATGAGAGATATGCACCAAACAGCCTTTTCTTGGGAggtaggtctctctctctctctctctctctctctctctctctctctctctctctctctctctctctctcgtttgaATGTGTGAAAGTAGTCTATTTTTGAAGgaggaactgaaaaaaaaattgcagatgcAAGTCTATAAAAATATGTAGATAAAAATAGGTGAATATTACTTCTactactaatatattttttataatattcatagatcattttataatattcagaacattattataatattcatagatcattttataatattcagaacaattttataatattcatagatcattttataatattcagAACAATATTGTATAGTTGCCTGTGTTCCTTCTGTTGTTCTATTATCATTATTTCCCCTTTTTTAGGCAGTAATAATGAATAGTTTTTCCAAGAATCATTTTTCAAAGTCCTTcctacaaaagaaaagaaaaaaaatataatagtaatgttctctctctttctgtatatgtatatttgtttccAGGACGCTCTATGGGTGCTCGTACAGCTGTTGCTGTGTGTAAACGTATGTGTGAAAGGGAGAAGGATGCAGTTCAAGGTGTTCTGTGTTTGTCATTCCCACTGAATGTACCAGGAAAACCACAGACATATGTTGAGCGGAGCCATGGCCTGCGTGCACTGTCCCAAACTGCTGTGCTGTTTGTTTCTGGCACTGCAGATAACATGTGTCAAGAGGTGAACACATATGAGACATTTTCGATTGATTTGGGCTTTAAACTGAGTAATGGTCAGTCTTGAAGTTCCTGCTGTTGAACCTTAAATGATAAATTTTGTCCAGCATCATACTCATatcgttccaaaactgtatgactttctttctgatAATTTTTCCACACAGGAAAAACGAAagtaattcatacaggtttgaaatgatgtGACTTTGACTAAATGATTCTCTTGATATTAAAGTAATACAAATCTTATCCTTTTCTTGCTTTTTAGAATCTTCTACAAAATGTTATGCATGTCATGAAAAGCCCTTCTGCTGTTCACTGGGTCAAGGATGCGAACCATGGACTCACAGTACGTGGCAGAACAGAAGAATCTATACTGGAGGAAGTAAATTCACAGATTATTGCATGGGTACTACAACACAAATGAAATCAATctttataaatagataaatatggTTATTACTGTTTGGATGAAAGAAGATGGTGAGCTGTTGACCCTAACCCTCTGTACATAGTTACCGTATGTTAACTGTTTTGTGTTACAGATTATGAAAGAATAATAAAgaacataattatatttaaaaaagttattagtattattataattaaaactgtatttgAATTGAGTACTATTGAGTACTATTGAGTactcatatttattatttttcagactTAGAGGACATTTGCTTGCAAACTATATGACTCAACATTTGCTTTTAAGCTTCACGTTTGATACACAGTGGCTATAAAAAGTATACACTCTCCTAGTGAAATTGCAGCTTTTTGAGATATGAAAAAGGaatctgtaaaataacaaaagGCATTTGACATGACATGATTATACGTGGTttatatttcatctcaaaaacatgcagctttaaaggggtcatatggtgcgatttcatattttcctttctctttcgagtgttacaagctcttggtgaataaagaagatatgtgaagttgcaaagactaaagtctcaaatccaaaaagatattctttataaaagttaacactcgtccatgcccccctgaaacggctcgttctaacacacccccacatctctacgtcacgatgtgggacgatttgcataacgccgcccagatgttcacgcaaagaaagaaggcgtaccttttattctcgttgtaatAATGTTGTTGCCatcgccgccatgtcgtatagacgctgtgtgtttcactgtgaaagcgaaactactttgtttggccttccaaaagaggacgatatctgcttcgtcaggcctagagctgatccgtgctggtcgttgaggaaatacattaactttgcactgtggatcgccgaatcctctgctcactcaaggccgcggtgtgtgacgctgtttcgttgagaaagcgaaactactttgtttttgccttccaaaagaagacacgactaaaaatcatgtttatatcacgtttataatgggttttatgcagaggcgtcatgcccattcaaagtgagggggcacgtggattttaaatgcagcttccaaatgacaaaaaaaatagccgaacaatattttttatgtatttgatacaatcacactggtgtgattaGATCGTTCAGTGCACAGCATCAGCAACTAAATTCAAATCTCCGttcgctggctggcgctgagccagagacagacgcgttTGTACAACGCTTCATGATAACCAATAAAAAacgattctgttgagtttatgaatgcaatgggcAATCAGAGACGTGCAGGAGTCATCACTGAGACGTGCAGGAGAGTCATCACTGAAACGCGGTGTTTTGTTCACTTGCTCGCTGACTGAATTATTtagcgaattctctcatcagaaacaacaaaaatggcagatgTGAGTACGAATGTAAGTAGGATATTTGTTTCATAATGTAAAgtgcttcagtgattttaatgggagtttttgagagtgccagaactctggctagactgaatgaagttctttgataatgtaaatgttctttactCTCTGTaaaattaaagtgttaaaataagtaacttacaatattgttattaaaatttacattaaatgcaaattcagtcgtattaaaaatattttatggcatgacacccatatatGGCACTTAAGTAAAAAGTCGGGTTTttatgtgtagttaatagattacactagtCTACTCTGCCCATCaccatttattgatcaaataacaatctataaaggtgcaaaacgCGTTTACTTATAGATATTTCCTGATTTATATAGCATGgaattgttttgaataaaaaggaaaaataaataaataaaacataagcctaTATCAGTTATACAGAGCatgtaaattgtttaaaaatatatattttaattgactaGTTATTATTTTTCCTAACTGAAAAATAACCAATATGCAAGCTGTGCGCCTGCGCAAAAGAATGTTGTGCGTGTACCTTTTAGGAACTGTGACGTAATCCCATGAACAAGCCTATGATTGGCTGGTTTTCTCTTCCCGTCGTTCAGCTGTAAACATGGCGAATGAACCCTGGAATAAAACTTGTATCCCGTTTCCAAGTGCTGTTTCTTCGAGTCGAATCCCCTTTACTGACTCAACTGGTATGTTCTGATATTTTAACTCGTAACGTTATATTTACTCTACACTTTACTACAAAGAGCACACGTAAAGCATGTAAAGAAATACTCgcagtgtgtttttctgtgaCCGATCTGAGCACGTGGATCAGGTAGATTAATGTAAACCGTTGGACAAGTGATATAATTTGTAAGCAGCAATAAAGAATTTGACTCTTTACTTTTGATCTCTTCAGATAGTCGCCTTGTCCAATACAAGACTTGTTTACTGGTGTTAGTGTAGTCTACGTTAGTTCATTCTTATTACTTAAATaagtgctgtatttttatttttgtaaagtaattgcatgtgtttgttgtgtattatgtatatacacGTACTGGATAAATCGACTGAACTTTATGGCTAAACAAATACGTACAATTATATAGGCTACATGACATTGTAATGATGTTTCTCTGTCTAGATACCTTGATTGAAAGTCTGCTGACTGGCTGTGAGAAAGTTTTGACCCTGTTATGTAGTGAAGTTCTACAGACAGAAATCCGTGTTCTTTACGAGCTTCTTTACGTTTTGAACAACGGCTTTAGACAACACAAGCCATTCAGAGTATTAAAACAGGTGGGAACCAAATACTTCAATATACATATTGCATGCATATTACATTTAGTATTGTGTAATTATGTCAAGAATGCGATAAAAAAtccttaattaatttatttgcaatgtATGAGctcatatttataaaattttcagGTTGAACAATGTGTAAACCGCTTGAAAGAGATGAAGTTACAACCAGCAGTGGAAGATCTGAAGGAACTGTGTCCAGACAAATTTCAGAGGTAAGGTATAGGTTAAACGAATTATACACTGTCTTCCATATCATGGTTTTGAGAATATGTGTTTCTCTGTGTAGGGATGCTGGAGCAGAGATTGGGGAGTGTGACGTTCCCAGTCAGCCCATGTTGGAGTGGCTCTGTCTCAAACTACTAGGAGCCTCCAGTCTTTTAGCCAGAACGCTGGAGCGGTGCACCCAAGCTTTCATGTATCCTAAATGTTCACATTCACAACCATATACTTTGGTTCGAAAATTCTTATGATAGAAGAAGTGTGCATGGCTATGATCCTTCACAGCCCAGATAGGCTGACACGGCAGCACCTGCTGCTAAGCGAGTTCGTTGTGCTGAATGTGGTGATAACCAGCATGCTTAGTCGTCTCTGGTGAGTCTGTGTACCTGTATGATTTACCATATCATCGCTGAGTTAACAGAGTTATTTCCTGAAGATGCTAAGTTGGGAAACTGCAGGGAAAGAGCAGCAtctcatatttgtgaccctggagcacaaaaccagtcataagtagcacaggtgtttttgtagcaatagacaacaatacattgtgtgggtcaaaaagatcatttttttcttttatgccaaaattatTCTATGTAAAGatcgtgttccatgaagatgttttgtgaatttgctactgtaaatatatccaaacttaatttttgattagtaatatgcattgttaagaacttcttttgtacaactttaaaggcaattttctcagtattttgattttttttgcaccctcagattccagataatcaaatagttgtatcttggctaaatattgtccgatcctaaaaaaaaaaaaacatacatctttcagatgctgtataaatctcaatttcaaataaattattcttatgactgtttttttggtccagggtcattTTCTTTTCATCCTTGATTTTGACTTTGTTcggtttaataaaatatgttcatttaactttgtatttttagttttgtaaaaaagaaaagctgcttggtttgaaatttACTTTTGTGTGAGATGGCTACATTGATACACTATTAACAATAGACACTGGGCGTTTTTTACCTAGAAAATCTTCTCTAATGTGAATGCactgttagggttaggttagagcagcggttctcaattccagtcctcgcgccccctgctctgcacattttgtatgtttctcttatcgcttcagacatttgttctattcgaacgtaagtgccctgtgaagtggacatcacaggatattcagCCATGATTTCaattcgaagcgaacgtatatgttccattcaaagtgcattgaaatgTGTGagatgtttaaattgtttttatttactgagGTATATGATGttacacttgtccgtgtgtgaagacgttgcgcagcgcaaatccgtgaatgaatgttctaaagtgaggtaaacttcaacagatttctccTGTTCACTGAGTAGGgaacaatgaacactgtgtagggaccatgtcaatcggaatTCAGTTCATGCACGGatctcacttctaacgagctgattatctgaatcaggagtgttaacagagagacgtgcaaaatatgcaaagctggggggtgcgaggactggaattgagaaccgctgggaAGAGTATTTATAACTagctatatataaaaacaatagatgtCCATGCAGTGTCTCcattgtgaaaatgtatgtttataataaaatgaaaaaaacaaaacattaagaaatgtttcagaaaatatattaatatatattaaacatttactgGCTTTTTTATGGATAGctttcaaaacaaaattgaatAATGTACAACAGATATAATTCTGAAATGGGataacagatttaattttttttcctgtcacaTTTTATCACTTTTTAGGGTGTTCTTCAGAGGTATTCTGAAAGCCCTCATCCCCATGTACAAAAGAACCACTGAACTCCTCCAGAAGGTTTCTCAGTCTCAGCCCATGGCCTACCTGACTGACTTCACCCTGCCTGGGGAACTGAAAGACTTCCTGTGCCTCTCATACCCAGATCTACTGTTGGAAGAAGGCACAAAAGACATTTTAAGGGCCAAAAAAAGGAAACGAAAGTCCAACTTTTCTCTCCTTTCCAGGTTGTTTGAGGGTAAAGGGCATGAAGAGGGTAATggagaagaggagaaagagaTGATGCCAATAATAGCTGCCGGTTATGATGAAGGTTCTAGTCTGGACCTGGGGGCAGCAGTTTTACAGCGACGGCCAGGTTATTTGGCTTTTCTTACCAGTTATGTTCTTGTGTAATTTATACTGCTTTGCTTTTATATGcatacattatacataaatgtTATGTAATCATATTTGCTTGTAATTCTCCAGATATCTCACCCTGTGGACTGGACATGAAGGTTGTGCTTCAACAGTCTTGTAAATCCACCAAACGGGTATTTAATCTTGATTTGTATGATGAAATTGACTAGTCCTGGGATGTTACCATTTCTGTTTTTGCCACTCACATTTATATCAGATCTCTTGAAGCCCATATCCaccacgtaaaaaaaaaaaaaaaaaaaaacagtcacttttTGTTACTAAATCTTTGAAAGTAGGAATTATGgcataaaaagttgaaattatgacgatataaaatttaattatgacattttttttgacccatactcagaatttgtgctctgcatttaacccatccaaagtgcacacacacagcagtgaacacacacacacacagtgagcagccatttatgctgcggtgcccggggagcagtcgggggttcagtgccttgctcgtGGGCACCTCactcatggtattgccggcccaagacttgaacccacaaccttagggttaggagtcaaactctctaaccaataggccatGACTTTTTGATGTCATAATtgattttttacataataattttgactttaaaagtCAAAATGGACATgcataagtcataattatgagataaagtcataattccacattttaaattcataattttgactttacatctcatATTTATTGACTAAGAAatgcatatttcttttttcttttgtggtggaaatgggcttctatATAAATCAAACTGAActacatttttgagaaaaaataatatGCTGACAGTATTATAGAAATGCAGTCACTCGTTAATTTTGATACATTCTTCCCAAAGATGTCTCTGGAGACAGAGATGAAAACGGACATCTCAAGTCAAGCTGCAGTCTTTCAAAAGAGGAAGTTCTTGAAGTTGCTGAGGAAGGTGTCTTCTTTCAGAAATTTGGCTGCCCATCTGAAGGAAATGATGCGCTGGTGCCGGAGCTGTAAGTTCAATCAAGAGCGTAAGCACCTGGCCTTCTTGCACCTGAGATGTCTGAGAATGGAAAGTCTGGAAGATGAAGGTGTCAGGTACAAGAAATACTCTTAAATGAAATTTGTGTTTCTTAgtcattcttaaaaaatataaattacttcAGCAGGAGTGTGTATTATAATGTATATCATatctaatcatatatatatttttaaactcagGGTGGAGAAGAGATTGAAGAGGTTTAAGTTAAAAGTTCAAAAGGCATTGCTGCTTCAAAACACTTTGCCACAAAAACATTCCAGTTCCTTCATTGCACTTGGGAGAACTCGGTGGCACCATGGAAGCTTCATGGCACGCTACAGAACTGCCAGACGTAGAGCTGCATTGTCCAGGAAGTGTTCTAGACCAGTTAAAGACTTCTTTGTTTCATTGAAACACAGGCCACAGCAACAATCCTCAAAAGAGGAGGTGTCAGGAAACAATAAGGTACCTGGGGCTGAGGAAAAAATGGACTCACAGACTGCCTTGCAGAAACCAAATGTGCTAAATGATGATATTGATGATATTTTTGcatcattaggattttaagtgGTTCATAGTGTTGGTTGAAcgcatgattttttaaaatttatttttttgacaaacctGGGCACAAAAATTGACCACATCACACTGTAATAAAAGCTACAGTTAAATACAATCGTGTATATTGTATGTGACTTTTTCtgtacaattaaaattttttagagAAAGTTTAATTTTGGATTGACAAATGACAGATGAACTACTGCATGGAATGTGAAAATCCAAAGAAATAAACTGAAAGAATAAAACAAGTCAAACGGAAGTTTGTGAATAGTTTGAAAAACCACACTAATTTCAGttttactacataaaaaaatattcggttacactttattttgataagtCTACTACTAAGAGTAGACTTTTAGGTATCTGTTTCCAAATTCTATTACTGTGTGACTTTTAGTCTCTTGCCTTATTTCTCTGTTGTATTAACACATACATATGAGGGCTTAAAGGGAagttcagtcatttttttattcaacgtcatgtttcatatggatagtaacattttagaaaatgtcacaatggaagtcaataggcACCAAAACTAGTTATCAGCAttcttcatcaaaatatcttcttttgttttcaacagaagcACAAAAGTCATActattttggaacaacatgatggtgagcaaatgatgacagaattctcttTTAGGTTAAAGTTCTGAAAGACCATTTAGCCATTCTGAGCTGATTATTATTCAGCAGAATAATTTTATCAAATTCCaacaatttgtaatatttattggaCAAAGGTTAATGAAACCTTAAATAAGCTGATTTTAGAGCAATCGCGTAAAAATGATCCTCATGCAGGGTATAATACATGCCCAACATAATCAGCTTCtggtgtagtaaaaaaaaaaatcatgaaattttAAAGTCTGCTAGGATCAAGATGCGACATCACCTttttgaaaattcattttttatttatggtgttttgcatataaatattaccaacaaaatagaaaaagtaaAACACATTGCATGAAATGGCAGTCTAAATGTTTTGAGAGCTTGTAAGCAATGTTTATGTTAATGTTCAAATGTTAAGTAATTTAAAGCTTAATTTAAAGCAATTTGTGCTTGTCCTGGGACGGGAGTGCTCTCACTCTCTCCCCACAACTTTTTGTTACGTTTCTTTCCTGCCCCCAGACTAGAAAGTGGGAACGTAacacaattaaaagaaagaaaaaaaaaggtttacaatGCAAGTACACATTTTCTGtgttatacataatttaaaaagcaaaacattaaaGGTCCATTACAATTATGTGtatacaaaataacatttaaataaatgagctGACATTCAACCTACTAGACATATGTAATGCatgttttcttaaattattaaatatttcacatttattacaTTGGTGTAGGAATTGCTAGCATTTTTAGGGCATTTGAGAAGAGTCGGCGTATTTCAGTAAATATCCTGAATCTAAGGTATTTTAAGTGAAATTTGCAGaccaaagaaaaaacaacacaaaatacacagacaaaatacagcaaaataccCGTGGGCATACTtatcataaaaaaacatgtttaaacgctatttttttttttttttttttttttataatgtgggAAAGTGCATCCACTTGTCTGGACTGGGGTTGAGTTTATCCATATACTCTCTGGTTGAGCTTGAATAGCAAGTTCAAAGTTCATGCCTCCAGAAGGTTAGTGCTGACCGTTCTGGTTACACAGGCTAGAAGAATGCTGTTTGGCTCACAACTTTGTACCTTTGTCCTTATTCTCAGTGTTGCGATTCTCATCACAGTTAAAGCCACCATTCTCCAAGGTGTAATTCTGCTTATCCTGATCCTCAACTGTGCTCTGTGCACCTTCCCCATCCTCCTCTGCCAATGTCCCTCGCCTACGGCGCTTTATTGCGTTATAAACTGCAAATACATCAAGGGACATCATGATATGAGTTagcaacatttttaaagtaaaatgaatgCTATGATTTCCAAAACAATCATATTCTCAATGAGTAAATGCAGAATGAACAAGAATTTCTACTTACGTCCTATCGCAATCCCTGCTACAACCAGTTGGAAGATACTGTAGATTAAGGGGAAAGCGAACATGAGCTCAAGCTCTGCAGAAGTGAAGGAAAGCTGGGTAATAGTACTGGCCAGCTGGGAGTTCTGCATGCCTGTTTCTAAAGCGATGGTGCGGCACCTGCAACACGTTCATGAGAAATAAACCATCACAAAGTGTTTTTCTTCAGACTTTTTGCCACATTTATTGACCCCTTACAGGATTTGCGCTAACTGTTCCAACAAACCATCTAATGCCTTGTGGGATGACAAAATTGACAG
This genomic stretch from Cyprinus carpio isolate SPL01 chromosome B9, ASM1834038v1, whole genome shotgun sequence harbors:
- the tex30 gene encoding testis-expressed protein 30, producing the protein MEFSEENVRIPFEQKELDGVFTVPADVSAGHCTAVVLTHGAGGDMRTKQLESLAHALARSGVLCLRFTCRPPNFLYRIRAYSAVVEYIKTHERYAPNSLFLGGRSMGARTAVAVCKRMCEREKDAVQGVLCLSFPLNVPGKPQTYVERSHGLRALSQTAVLFVSGTADNMCQENLLQNVMHVMKSPSAVHWVKDANHGLTVRGRTEESILEEVNSQIIAWVLQHK
- the nepro gene encoding nucleolus and neural progenitor protein isoform X2: MDTLIESLLTGCEKVLTLLCSEVLQTEIRVLYELLYVLNNGFRQHKPFRVLKQVEQCVNRLKEMKLQPAVEDLKELCPDKFQRDAGAEIGECDVPSQPMLEWLCLKLLGASSLLARTLERCTQAFMLTRQHLLLSEFVVLNVVITSMLSRLWVFFRGILKALIPMYKRTTELLQKVSQSQPMAYLTDFTLPGELKDFLCLSYPDLLLEEGTKDILRAKKRKRKSNFSLLSRLFEGKGHEEGNGEEEKEMMPIIAAGYDEGSSLDLGAAVLQRRPDISPCGLDMKVVLQQSCKSTKRMSLETEMKTDISSQAAVFQKRKFLKLLRKVSSFRNLAAHLKEMMRWCRSCKFNQERKHLAFLHLRCLRMESLEDEGVRVEKRLKRFKLKVQKALLLQNTLPQKHSSSFIALGRTRWHHGSFMARYRTARRRAALSRKCSRPVKDFFVSLKHRPQQQSSKEEVSGNNKVPGAEEKMDSQTALQKPNVLNDDIDDIFASLGF
- the nepro gene encoding nucleolus and neural progenitor protein isoform X1, whose translation is MANEPWNKTCIPFPSAVSSSRIPFTDSTDTLIESLLTGCEKVLTLLCSEVLQTEIRVLYELLYVLNNGFRQHKPFRVLKQVEQCVNRLKEMKLQPAVEDLKELCPDKFQRDAGAEIGECDVPSQPMLEWLCLKLLGASSLLARTLERCTQAFMLTRQHLLLSEFVVLNVVITSMLSRLWVFFRGILKALIPMYKRTTELLQKVSQSQPMAYLTDFTLPGELKDFLCLSYPDLLLEEGTKDILRAKKRKRKSNFSLLSRLFEGKGHEEGNGEEEKEMMPIIAAGYDEGSSLDLGAAVLQRRPDISPCGLDMKVVLQQSCKSTKRMSLETEMKTDISSQAAVFQKRKFLKLLRKVSSFRNLAAHLKEMMRWCRSCKFNQERKHLAFLHLRCLRMESLEDEGVRVEKRLKRFKLKVQKALLLQNTLPQKHSSSFIALGRTRWHHGSFMARYRTARRRAALSRKCSRPVKDFFVSLKHRPQQQSSKEEVSGNNKVPGAEEKMDSQTALQKPNVLNDDIDDIFASLGF